From a single Candidatus Hydrogenedentota bacterium genomic region:
- a CDS encoding response regulator: MAEAKNKVFTSGEVAAICGVSPDTVSRWFDLGQIEGYRLGPGGDRRIPYDSLRQFMLNHGIPLDRLEESERRVLVVDDDPYYLDVIPAALSKGGDYKIFTASTGFDAGAQVVENSPHIVILDIHLSDMDGRMVCERVKSRPETKNTRILAISGYIDDDEAGMLTDYGFDDYLKKPFSMSDLCTRVGRLVDLPTSKVARPKQAHY, translated from the coding sequence ATGGCAGAAGCGAAAAACAAGGTCTTCACAAGCGGTGAGGTGGCAGCAATTTGCGGCGTGTCGCCGGACACCGTGTCGCGCTGGTTCGACTTGGGGCAGATCGAAGGTTACCGGCTCGGGCCGGGAGGCGACCGGCGCATACCCTACGACAGCTTGCGCCAGTTCATGCTGAACCACGGTATCCCTTTGGATCGACTGGAAGAGAGCGAGCGGCGAGTGCTGGTTGTTGACGACGACCCCTACTACCTCGACGTGATTCCCGCAGCCCTTTCCAAGGGTGGCGACTACAAGATTTTCACGGCGTCGACCGGGTTCGACGCGGGCGCTCAGGTGGTCGAAAATAGCCCCCACATTGTGATTCTCGACATTCACCTCAGCGACATGGACGGCCGCATGGTGTGCGAACGCGTGAAGTCGCGTCCGGAAACGAAGAATACGCGGATTCTCGCCATATCCGGCTACATCGATGACGACGAAGCAGGCATGTTGACCGACTACGGCTTTGACGATTATCTCAAGAAGCCGTTCAGCATGAGCGATCTGTGCACGCGCGTGGGACGCCTCGTTGACTTGCCGACTTCAAAAGTCGCGCGGCCCAAACAGGCGCACTACTAG
- a CDS encoding sugar phosphate isomerase/epimerase has translation MPFGRILFAALVSVTAMNAAAQHEAPRSVYMGLTNPAEHPDFARRHVQPPTYATFGNHTEFVALRGFPIENNRLVRYAEELDSYTKTYDLGNVIWPHYTMIFAENVPELAEEIKRRGLFLFDLWGYVPGSGPGDWQQFVPPAAALNTLETTLGDHWLGMDIGEQDGRYIGGYADQAYPISADRLEQYYHFQRHFERMGNDLGNRLSTLVSLNFGHYFLKEGLYTLIGAETAQGLPNSQVYYSFIRGAGKQYGVLWFGNASVWNRWGYKNYDSEGQDHGPTRGTSLNLLKRLIYSHILYNSAFVGFESGWIGKDGLTPIGKIQQSAKDWIDAYGDAGVMQTPIALLMDFNCGWSFPRHLYTANVYRVWGTIPYAPGDYLTDNVLDMLYPGYQDSSYYHNETGFMTPTPYGDSADCLLSDVEGWLLNRYPAVVLAGEVSGGNELRDKLVAYVEQGGHLIVTAGNVAKWSDGIAGIVAEGTPKTYQSGQAVDVNGTAVSEENEFALIPLTLPASAVALARCGDVVAAARVPYGKGKITVVASPFGVPEASAVSGEIANPIDQPLLKPFPMLRHVRAVVDSAFREHVLFDAGPDVSLIVCRKAAGDYTLGICNNVLEERPFTITSHCGAIQSIEEQPLDQSEKGAPGYLPFGSEGTTLGASGEATVAGGDVRIFRVRVAESNVAEISHVTPASRARGRILPMSGARTIKEFILACPTFFEHADGVIVDWRYLHERDANAIAAEAGWIKRQGLRVIADLTSGVNLYPDLRLVNNVPADYTASREAIDDIIAKMGVLGATDLVIALHRVPENNITSEDTRAGFVTALREICEEARNKGITVNLRMTPNGANSKDYAMAMLKDVNAQNLRIAASIAMLHKQGKKPADIGEEFGGVVGLWLASAPKADVASKVWTYQAPLSSTPDIDVKGWKALAPDAPVVLDSVYADWDAAYSDVKALEAKLSP, from the coding sequence ATGCCGTTTGGCAGAATACTCTTCGCTGCGCTCGTATCCGTGACGGCGATGAACGCGGCCGCGCAACACGAGGCGCCGCGCTCTGTTTATATGGGTCTGACCAACCCGGCGGAACATCCCGATTTCGCGCGCAGGCATGTGCAACCTCCCACGTATGCCACGTTCGGCAATCACACGGAGTTTGTGGCGTTGCGCGGGTTTCCCATCGAGAACAACCGGCTTGTCCGTTATGCGGAAGAGTTGGATTCGTATACGAAGACATATGACTTGGGTAATGTCATCTGGCCTCATTACACGATGATCTTTGCGGAAAATGTCCCGGAACTTGCCGAGGAGATCAAGCGGCGCGGCCTGTTCTTGTTCGATCTGTGGGGATATGTGCCTGGGTCTGGACCGGGTGATTGGCAACAGTTCGTTCCGCCCGCGGCGGCGCTGAATACGCTGGAGACAACGCTCGGCGATCATTGGCTGGGCATGGATATCGGAGAGCAGGACGGTCGATACATCGGCGGCTACGCGGATCAAGCGTATCCCATCTCGGCGGATCGGCTCGAGCAGTACTACCACTTCCAACGCCATTTCGAACGCATGGGGAACGATCTCGGCAATAGGTTGTCGACGCTGGTGTCGCTCAACTTCGGCCACTATTTCCTGAAGGAAGGCCTGTACACCTTGATTGGCGCAGAAACAGCACAAGGATTGCCTAACAGTCAGGTGTACTACTCGTTCATTCGCGGCGCAGGCAAGCAATACGGCGTGCTGTGGTTTGGAAACGCGTCGGTCTGGAATCGCTGGGGATACAAGAACTACGACAGCGAAGGGCAGGATCATGGTCCGACTCGCGGTACAAGTCTCAACCTCCTCAAACGCCTGATCTACAGCCATATCCTCTACAACAGCGCATTTGTTGGGTTTGAATCGGGCTGGATTGGCAAGGATGGCCTGACGCCTATCGGCAAGATTCAGCAGTCGGCGAAAGATTGGATTGACGCGTATGGAGATGCGGGGGTCATGCAGACTCCCATCGCGTTGTTGATGGATTTTAATTGCGGATGGTCTTTCCCAAGGCACCTATATACAGCAAACGTCTACCGCGTCTGGGGGACAATTCCGTACGCGCCGGGTGACTACCTCACGGACAACGTACTCGACATGCTGTATCCCGGCTATCAGGACTCTTCCTACTACCACAATGAAACCGGATTCATGACGCCAACGCCGTACGGCGACAGCGCGGACTGCTTGCTCTCGGATGTCGAAGGCTGGCTGCTGAATCGCTATCCCGCCGTCGTGCTTGCGGGAGAAGTGAGCGGAGGAAATGAACTGCGCGACAAGCTTGTCGCATACGTCGAACAAGGCGGACATCTGATAGTCACGGCGGGGAACGTAGCCAAGTGGTCCGATGGCATCGCGGGAATCGTTGCGGAGGGCACGCCGAAGACGTATCAAAGCGGACAGGCGGTGGACGTGAATGGCACAGCCGTCTCCGAGGAGAACGAATTTGCGTTGATTCCGCTGACGCTGCCCGCGTCGGCCGTTGCACTGGCGCGCTGCGGCGACGTTGTCGCGGCGGCGCGGGTTCCGTACGGCAAGGGTAAGATCACGGTTGTGGCGTCGCCGTTTGGAGTGCCGGAAGCATCGGCCGTATCGGGGGAAATCGCCAATCCTATCGACCAGCCGCTCCTTAAGCCTTTCCCGATGCTTCGGCATGTCCGTGCGGTGGTCGACTCCGCTTTTCGTGAGCATGTGCTGTTTGACGCCGGTCCGGATGTCAGTCTGATCGTGTGCAGAAAGGCGGCGGGCGACTACACACTGGGCATCTGCAATAACGTGTTGGAGGAGCGGCCGTTTACGATCACCTCGCATTGCGGGGCAATTCAGTCGATCGAGGAACAGCCGCTCGACCAGTCGGAGAAGGGCGCACCCGGCTATCTTCCCTTCGGCAGCGAGGGCACAACACTGGGCGCATCGGGTGAAGCCACCGTCGCGGGTGGAGATGTTCGGATCTTTCGGGTACGCGTTGCGGAGTCAAATGTCGCGGAGATCTCGCATGTGACGCCTGCTTCTCGCGCGCGTGGACGCATCTTGCCGATGTCCGGCGCGCGAACGATTAAGGAGTTCATCCTTGCGTGTCCCACGTTCTTTGAACATGCCGATGGCGTAATTGTCGATTGGCGATATCTGCACGAGCGCGATGCCAACGCGATTGCCGCCGAGGCGGGGTGGATCAAGCGGCAAGGTCTGCGGGTAATTGCCGATCTCACGTCGGGTGTCAACCTCTATCCCGATCTGCGTCTCGTGAACAACGTGCCTGCTGACTACACGGCGAGCCGTGAGGCCATCGATGACATCATCGCAAAGATGGGAGTCCTTGGCGCAACGGACTTGGTGATTGCGTTGCATCGCGTGCCGGAAAACAACATCACCTCCGAAGACACGCGGGCGGGATTCGTCACGGCATTGCGAGAGATTTGCGAAGAAGCGCGCAACAAGGGGATCACGGTCAATCTGCGAATGACGCCCAACGGAGCAAATTCCAAAGACTACGCTATGGCCATGCTTAAGGACGTTAACGCGCAAAATCTGCGAATTGCCGCCTCCATTGCCATGTTGCACAAACAAGGCAAGAAGCCTGCGGATATCGGTGAGGAGTTCGGAGGTGTGGTCGGGTTGTGGCTGGCCTCCGCGCCGAAAGCGGACGTAGCCTCGAAGGTGTGGACCTATCAAGCACCACTTTCCAGCACGCCGGATATCGACGTGAAGGGGTGGAAGGCGCTTGCTCCCGATGCGCCGGTTGTGCTCGATTCGGTCTACGCGGATTGGGATGCGGCGTACTCCGACGTGAAGGCACTCGAAGCAAAGCTCAGCCCGTAG
- a CDS encoding HD domain-containing protein: MRHESTEGQGSIIPRAFAFACAVHRDQFRKGTQIPYITHPMAVAALVGEFGGTETQIAAALLHDTVEDGEGFKTLSELQEVFGDRVADLVHMCSDAFVHPKPPWRERKEQYIEQTKTLPPEAKLIIAADKLHNASTTLRDMRTDGNAVWERFNGGREGSLWVYDEMLRSLSQDWQHPILAHLADVVDALHRAAGDAGAKHG; the protein is encoded by the coding sequence ATTCGTCACGAGTCGACGGAAGGCCAAGGCAGTATCATTCCCAGAGCGTTTGCATTTGCGTGTGCCGTTCATCGCGACCAATTTCGCAAGGGAACGCAGATTCCGTATATCACCCACCCCATGGCTGTCGCGGCACTCGTTGGAGAATTCGGAGGCACGGAAACACAGATTGCCGCAGCGCTTCTCCACGACACGGTCGAAGACGGAGAAGGGTTCAAGACGCTCTCCGAACTCCAAGAGGTCTTCGGTGACCGCGTAGCCGACTTGGTGCATATGTGTTCGGATGCGTTCGTTCATCCCAAGCCGCCGTGGCGTGAGCGGAAGGAACAATACATCGAGCAGACGAAGACGCTCCCTCCCGAAGCGAAGCTGATCATCGCCGCGGACAAACTGCACAATGCATCGACCACGTTGCGCGACATGCGCACGGATGGGAACGCGGTATGGGAACGATTCAATGGAGGGCGCGAAGGAAGCCTGTGGGTGTACGACGAGATGTTGCGCTCGCTGTCGCAGGATTGGCAGCACCCCATTCTCGCGCACCTTGCGGATGTCGTTGATGCGTTGCATCGCGCGGCGGGCGATGCCGGCGCCAAGCATGGTTAG
- a CDS encoding MFS transporter, protein MEDSAQSVRSRATQTFAAIFVLHAALDCYGGIWPIFKHLAGIPLGYAGFVATSTTMVMWALQPAFGHWADQGRMRLCLLLGTALTFPMMFLGPLGNHVDTLGTGVSFALMILIMGLGRLGQAMFHPAGATVSASLSGKHRATLLSAFIAAGWLGYGASQTVYSVTFFHTGGHTELALLPGLVVFGWAALRCKPIEPERSVIPERAHLGLAPLLKGDMLLLFVVLTLMSSMNQALFFLLPEFLSESHYPEWVVNGGGLVFLVIGAGIAMVPFGYLADRLGQRLVFIVSIILSGVTYAYFVMYPPKSIPGLAALCILTGSVISAVNPLGVSIGQLMAPRNMSAVGGIMMGLAWAVAASSQWVVGYLADRPGSGPSEALAWIALTAPVAAILTFALPRTTPAPASLPDAATG, encoded by the coding sequence GTGGAAGACTCCGCACAGTCAGTCCGTTCGCGCGCAACGCAAACGTTTGCCGCGATCTTCGTCTTGCACGCCGCGTTGGACTGCTACGGCGGAATCTGGCCCATTTTCAAACACTTGGCCGGAATTCCGCTCGGTTATGCGGGCTTTGTCGCAACGTCGACCACAATGGTGATGTGGGCCCTGCAACCCGCTTTCGGCCATTGGGCCGATCAAGGGCGCATGCGCTTATGTTTGCTGCTCGGCACAGCCCTCACGTTCCCGATGATGTTTCTCGGTCCCCTGGGTAACCACGTCGACACGCTCGGGACGGGAGTGAGCTTCGCGCTCATGATTCTGATTATGGGACTTGGCCGTCTCGGACAAGCCATGTTCCATCCCGCCGGCGCGACCGTCTCTGCATCGCTCTCCGGCAAACACCGCGCTACCCTCTTGTCCGCATTCATCGCGGCTGGATGGCTGGGCTATGGCGCAAGCCAGACCGTATACAGCGTTACATTCTTCCATACCGGCGGCCATACCGAACTCGCACTGCTCCCAGGGCTCGTGGTCTTCGGTTGGGCAGCCCTTCGATGCAAGCCCATCGAGCCTGAGAGATCGGTTATCCCTGAACGCGCCCACCTGGGACTTGCTCCATTACTGAAGGGCGACATGCTGCTTCTGTTTGTGGTGCTTACCTTGATGTCTTCAATGAATCAGGCCCTGTTCTTCCTGTTGCCGGAGTTTCTCTCCGAAAGTCACTACCCCGAGTGGGTCGTCAACGGCGGCGGGCTGGTGTTTCTGGTCATCGGCGCCGGCATCGCCATGGTGCCTTTCGGTTACCTGGCCGATCGCCTGGGACAGCGCCTTGTCTTTATCGTTTCGATCATCTTGTCGGGCGTCACCTACGCGTACTTCGTGATGTACCCACCCAAGTCCATTCCCGGTCTTGCGGCGCTCTGTATTCTCACCGGAAGCGTCATCAGCGCCGTCAACCCGCTTGGCGTGTCGATTGGACAACTCATGGCGCCCCGCAACATGAGTGCCGTCGGCGGAATCATGATGGGCCTTGCCTGGGCCGTCGCGGCCTCATCCCAATGGGTCGTCGGCTACTTGGCAGACCGCCCAGGGAGCGGACCTTCCGAAGCGCTCGCGTGGATCGCCCTGACGGCCCCCGTTGCCGCCATACTGACTTTCGCCCTGCCGCGGACCACGCCCGCCCCGGCGAGCCTGCCCGACGCCGCTACGGGCTGA